From one Rhizobium rosettiformans genomic stretch:
- a CDS encoding AzlC family ABC transporter permease — protein MSRSDFTVGALKALPVIISAGPFAVLFGAVAVANGQTVAEAALMSATVYAGASQLVGIELFGQAVPMWVVVLSILAVNFRHILYSAAITPFMDHFTLPQKMLSFFLLTDPQFAETLARGESGRSVTFPWYLGFGAMIYVPWVSMTAVGGLVGKAMGDPADWGIDVLLPIYFLGLVLGFRKRGNFLLIVAVSAVVSVIAQHLIGSPWHISVGALAGVLLAALLPLPDQRAEREETIR, from the coding sequence ATGTCCCGATCAGATTTCACCGTGGGTGCATTGAAGGCCCTCCCCGTCATCATCTCGGCCGGCCCCTTCGCTGTGCTGTTTGGCGCCGTGGCAGTCGCAAACGGCCAGACGGTCGCCGAGGCCGCCCTGATGAGCGCGACCGTCTATGCCGGCGCAAGTCAGCTGGTCGGCATCGAGCTCTTCGGCCAGGCAGTACCAATGTGGGTAGTGGTCCTCTCGATTCTTGCGGTGAACTTCCGACACATTCTCTACTCGGCGGCGATCACACCCTTCATGGATCACTTCACGCTGCCTCAGAAAATGCTGAGCTTCTTCCTGCTCACCGATCCGCAATTTGCCGAAACGCTGGCGCGTGGCGAAAGCGGTCGCAGCGTCACTTTCCCCTGGTATCTCGGTTTCGGTGCGATGATTTACGTGCCATGGGTCTCCATGACGGCCGTCGGAGGACTGGTCGGCAAGGCGATGGGCGACCCGGCGGACTGGGGCATCGACGTGCTGCTGCCGATCTATTTTCTCGGCCTGGTGCTCGGCTTCCGCAAGCGCGGCAATTTCCTGCTGATCGTAGCGGTGAGTGCCGTGGTCTCGGTCATCGCCCAGCATCTGATCGGCTCCCCCTGGCATATCAGCGTCGGGGCGCTCGCAGGCGTCCTGCTCGCGGCCTTGTTGCCGCTGCCCGATCAGCGAGCTGAGCGCGAGGAGACGATCCGATGA
- a CDS encoding AzlD family protein — protein sequence MTTLLTPYMTLLIAAAAAATFATRIGGYILVKRLKHMPPRLEAALNAVPAAVLTTLVAPAFFYGEIDVKVAMAAAFLIGLRFGAIPMLIGGWAAVMVMRQFVG from the coding sequence ATGACCACACTCCTGACGCCTTACATGACGCTGCTGATCGCTGCCGCGGCTGCTGCAACCTTCGCAACCCGCATTGGCGGCTACATTTTGGTGAAGCGCCTGAAGCACATGCCGCCCCGACTGGAAGCGGCGCTGAACGCGGTCCCGGCGGCGGTGTTGACGACGCTCGTCGCGCCCGCCTTCTTCTATGGCGAGATCGACGTGAAGGTCGCCATGGCGGCGGCCTTCCTGATCGGCTTGCGCTTCGGTGCCATCCCGATGCTGATCGGCGGCTGGGCCGCCGTCATGGTGATGCGGCAGTTCGTCGGCTGA
- a CDS encoding aminopeptidase P family protein, with the protein MFQSFEVKSTPLHGKSRIAALRALFAELQIDGLLVPRSDEYLGEYVPESAERLAWATGFTGSAGMLMVTETLAVVFVDGRYVTQLAQQVDASVFTPGDLVGEPPHKWIENRAPKGFRLGIDPWTHTGAEVRRLEKALADKGGSLVFLPFNPVDRLWTDRPAEPKGAVMIQALNQAGLSAADKLKTIAADLSDKNLAAVLIADPSSVAWIFNLRGSDVPHTPHPLSRAIIKADGSAELFLDSAKTNLEVESYLRDLCEQVDPAVLSEHIERVARDGARILVDPDLTPYALSRMIRESGGEVVEGNDPAKLGRAVKNMVELNGSAAAHLQDGVAMVEFLHWFNEQPHGSLTEIAAAKKLEAVRAAVGERMQNPLKDISFDTISGAGENAAIMHYRVTTESDRQIRSAEMFLIDSGAQYVNGTTDITRTLAVGEVPAEQKRFFTLALKGMIAISTARFPKGTRGCDLDPLARIALWKAGADFAHGTGHGVGSYLSVHEGPQRIARLSTQELLPGMILSNEPGYYRPGSFGIRIENLIYVREAEAIEGGDQPMLGFETLTFVPIDRALIVEDLLTRDELQWLDAYHAKTRAELLPLIPDASTRAWLEQATAPFGR; encoded by the coding sequence ATGTTTCAGTCCTTTGAGGTCAAGTCCACGCCGCTTCACGGCAAGTCCAGGATCGCAGCCCTTCGCGCGCTGTTTGCCGAACTTCAGATCGATGGACTGCTCGTGCCTCGCTCGGATGAGTATCTCGGAGAATATGTGCCTGAGTCTGCCGAGCGTCTCGCCTGGGCGACGGGCTTCACCGGTTCCGCCGGCATGTTGATGGTAACTGAAACGCTCGCCGTCGTTTTCGTCGATGGCCGCTATGTCACACAGCTTGCCCAGCAGGTCGATGCATCTGTCTTCACCCCCGGTGACCTTGTCGGCGAGCCGCCGCACAAGTGGATCGAAAACCGCGCGCCGAAAGGTTTCCGTCTCGGCATCGATCCTTGGACCCATACGGGTGCGGAAGTCCGGCGGCTGGAAAAGGCGCTGGCCGACAAGGGCGGCAGTCTGGTCTTCCTGCCGTTCAATCCCGTCGATCGCCTCTGGACCGACCGTCCGGCCGAGCCGAAGGGCGCCGTGATGATCCAGGCCCTGAACCAGGCCGGCCTTTCTGCTGCAGACAAGTTGAAGACCATTGCCGCCGATCTCAGCGACAAGAATCTGGCTGCCGTTCTGATCGCCGATCCCTCTTCGGTTGCCTGGATCTTCAATCTGCGTGGCAGTGACGTGCCGCATACGCCGCATCCGCTGTCGCGTGCGATCATCAAGGCCGATGGTTCGGCCGAACTCTTCCTCGACAGCGCAAAGACCAACCTCGAAGTCGAAAGCTATCTGCGCGATCTCTGCGAGCAGGTGGATCCGGCAGTTCTTTCCGAACACATCGAGCGGGTTGCGCGGGACGGTGCCCGCATTCTGGTCGACCCCGACCTCACGCCTTACGCACTTTCGCGGATGATCCGCGAGAGCGGTGGTGAAGTGGTCGAGGGCAACGACCCGGCAAAACTCGGCCGGGCAGTCAAGAACATGGTCGAGCTCAACGGCTCGGCGGCCGCACATCTGCAGGACGGTGTGGCGATGGTCGAGTTCCTTCACTGGTTCAACGAACAGCCGCATGGCAGCCTGACGGAGATTGCGGCGGCGAAGAAGCTCGAAGCCGTGCGTGCGGCGGTTGGCGAGCGCATGCAGAACCCGCTCAAGGACATTTCCTTCGACACGATCTCCGGTGCCGGCGAGAATGCCGCCATCATGCACTACCGCGTCACCACCGAAAGCGACCGCCAGATCCGCTCGGCAGAGATGTTCCTGATCGATTCGGGCGCGCAGTATGTGAACGGAACCACCGACATCACCCGCACGCTCGCTGTCGGCGAAGTTCCAGCCGAGCAGAAGCGTTTCTTCACGCTGGCGCTCAAGGGCATGATCGCGATCAGCACGGCCCGTTTCCCGAAAGGCACGCGAGGCTGCGATCTTGATCCCCTGGCGCGCATCGCGCTCTGGAAGGCCGGTGCCGACTTCGCCCATGGCACGGGCCATGGCGTCGGGTCCTATCTCTCGGTGCATGAAGGACCTCAGAGGATTGCACGTCTTTCGACCCAGGAGTTGCTGCCCGGCATGATCCTGTCGAACGAGCCCGGCTATTACCGTCCGGGCAGCTTCGGTATCCGAATCGAAAACCTGATCTACGTGCGCGAGGCCGAGGCGATCGAAGGGGGTGACCAGCCGATGCTCGGCTTCGAGACGCTCACCTTCGTGCCGATCGACCGCGCGCTGATCGTCGAGGACCTGCTGACGCGCGACGAGCTGCAATGGCTGGATGCCTATCATGCCAAGACGCGCGCCGAGCTCTTGCCTTTGATCCCGGACGCTTCGACCCGGGCGTGGCTGGAGCAAGCAACGGCGCCCTTTGGGCGCTGA
- a CDS encoding 50S ribosomal protein L11 methyltransferase — translation MNEIRLYVSTTEKNANRILDLMSFAFGEEDFAIATTELDEKADIWEASIYMMADQEDEVRPRVEDLLAEEFADATIVREVIPDIDWIAKSLEGLKPVRAGRFLVHGSHDRDKVQTHDVAIEIDAGQAFGTGHHGTTAGCLEVIEKVVRSRKVRNALDLGTGSGVLAIAVRKLLPVPVLATDIDPIAVRVAKENARRNQIVEGIDFRTAPGFHSTAFREHGPFDLVIANILARPLIKMAPQLVAHLAPGGSVILSGILAEQRWKVIAAYSGQGLSHVKTIWRNGWVTIHFTQGKG, via the coding sequence GTGAACGAAATTCGCCTCTATGTGAGCACCACCGAAAAGAACGCCAACCGGATCCTCGATCTGATGAGCTTTGCTTTCGGCGAAGAGGACTTCGCGATCGCGACCACCGAGCTCGATGAGAAGGCGGATATCTGGGAGGCGTCCATCTATATGATGGCGGACCAGGAAGACGAGGTCAGGCCACGCGTGGAGGACCTGCTCGCCGAGGAGTTCGCCGATGCGACGATTGTGCGGGAGGTTATCCCCGATATCGACTGGATCGCCAAATCGCTCGAAGGCTTGAAGCCGGTCCGCGCCGGTCGCTTCCTGGTGCATGGTTCCCATGACCGGGACAAGGTGCAGACGCATGATGTCGCGATCGAGATCGACGCTGGCCAGGCCTTCGGGACGGGTCATCACGGCACGACGGCAGGCTGCCTGGAAGTCATCGAGAAGGTCGTTCGCTCTCGCAAGGTCCGCAATGCGCTGGACCTGGGTACGGGCAGCGGCGTGCTGGCAATCGCCGTACGCAAGCTGCTTCCCGTGCCGGTTCTCGCGACGGATATCGATCCGATCGCCGTGCGTGTCGCCAAGGAAAATGCCCGTCGCAACCAGATCGTCGAGGGCATCGACTTCCGCACGGCGCCCGGGTTTCACTCGACGGCTTTTCGCGAGCATGGACCGTTCGATCTCGTCATTGCCAACATTCTCGCGAGGCCGCTGATCAAGATGGCACCGCAGCTGGTCGCGCATCTCGCGCCGGGTGGCTCCGTCATCCTCTCCGGTATCCTTGCCGAGCAGCGCTGGAAGGTGATTGCGGCCTATAGCGGCCAGGGCCTGTCGCATGTGAAGACGATCTGGCGCAACGGCTGGGTGACAATCCACTTCACGCAAGGGAAGGGCTGA
- a CDS encoding SCO family protein has translation MKTVRVILWAAVVVMAGVLGWLTYSVTQSDQKIAEAPFGVPFELVDQNGQPITEQAFRGKPTALFFGFTHCPEVCPTTLFELDGWLKQVDPDAKGLQAYFVTVDPERDTPEILGRYVSNVTDRVKAIAGEPDKVAEVVKGFRVYAKKIPLDEAKPDGDYTMDHTASIFLLDAEGRFKGTIAYGENPDTAVKKLENLMKG, from the coding sequence ATGAAAACGGTCAGGGTCATCTTGTGGGCGGCGGTGGTCGTCATGGCGGGTGTTCTCGGCTGGCTGACCTATTCAGTCACGCAGTCGGATCAGAAGATAGCGGAGGCACCCTTCGGTGTGCCGTTTGAGCTCGTCGACCAGAACGGCCAGCCGATCACCGAACAGGCTTTCCGCGGCAAGCCGACGGCGCTGTTCTTCGGCTTCACCCATTGCCCGGAGGTCTGCCCGACAACGCTTTTCGAGCTGGATGGATGGTTGAAGCAGGTCGATCCCGACGCCAAGGGTCTGCAGGCCTATTTCGTGACCGTCGATCCCGAGCGGGATACACCGGAGATCCTCGGCCGTTATGTCTCCAACGTCACGGATCGGGTGAAGGCGATTGCCGGGGAACCCGACAAGGTTGCCGAAGTCGTGAAGGGCTTCCGCGTCTACGCCAAGAAGATCCCGCTCGACGAGGCTAAGCCCGATGGCGATTATACCATGGATCACACGGCCTCCATTTTCCTGCTCGACGCCGAGGGGCGCTTCAAGGGCACGATTGCCTATGGCGAGAACCCGGATACGGCCGTCAAGAAGCTGGAAAACCTGATGAAGGGCTGA